In Streptomyces sp. NBC_01231, the sequence GGCCGGGTCGACGGCGTGGTCCACCTCGTCGGCGGCTGGCGCGGCAGCGAGACCTTCGCCAAGACCAACCTGCACGACTGGGACCTGCTGGAGATGCTGCTCATCCGCACCGTGCAGCACACCTCCCTCGCCTTCCACGAGGCGCTGCAGAGCAGCGACCGCGGTCGGTACGTCCTGATCAGCGCCGCGGGCGCCAGCAAGCCCACCGCGGGCAACGCCGCCTACGCGGCCGCCAAGGCCGCCGCCGAGGCGTGGACGCTCGCGCTCGCCGACTACTTCGCCAAGGCGGGCGCCGCCGAGGGAGCTCGCGGAGCCACCTCCGGCGCTGCCATCCTGGTGGTGAAGGCGTTGGTGCACGAGGCGATGCGCGCCGAGCGCCCCAACGCGAAGTTCGCGGGGTTCACGGACGTCAAGGACCTGGCCGAGGAGATCGTCGGCGTCTGGGAGAAGCCCGCCGCCGAAGTGAACGGAAAGCGTCTGTGGCTGACCGAGAAGCCGTGATCCGACAAGCCGTGAACCCCCCGAAGACCGACGCTCGCCGCCATCACGACCCTGAGGCCCGCGGTTTCGCCAGCGACAACTACGCCGGCGCCCACCCGGAGGTGATGGCCGCCCTGGCCCTGGCCAACGGCGGCCACCAGGTGGCGTACGGCGAGGACGACTACACCGAGAACCTCCAGAGCGTCATCCGGAGCCACTTCGGTCCTACGGCGGAGGCCTTCCCGGTCTTCAACGGCACCGGGGCCAACGTCGTCGCGCTCCAGGCGGTCACCGACCGCTGGGGCGCGGTGATCTGCGCCGAGAGCGCGCACATCAACGTCGACGAGGGCGGCGCTCCCGAGCGCATGGGCGGCCTCAAGCTGCTCACCGTGCCCACACCCGACGGGAAGCTCACCCCCGAGCTGATCGACCGGCAGGCGTATGGCTGGGAGGACGAACACCGTGCGATGCCGCAGGTCGTCTCGATCACCCAGAGCACCGAGCTCGGCACGCTCTACACACCGGACGAGATCCGCGCGATCTGCGACCACGCCCACGCGCGCGGGATGAAGGTCCACCTGGACGGCTCGCGGATAGCCAACGCGGCGGCCTCCCTGAACGTGCCGATGCGGACGTTCACCAACGCGGTCGGCGTCGACATCCTCTCCTTGGGCGGCACGAAGAACGGCGCGCTGTTCGGTGAGGCGGTCGTCGTCCTCGACCGGGACGCCGTCAGCCACATGAAGCACCTGCGCAAGCTGTCCATGCAGCTCGCCTCCAAGATGCGCTTCGTGTCGGTGCAGTTGGAGGCCCTGCTCGCCAAGGACCTGTGGCTGCGCAACGCCCGCCACGCCAACGAGATGGCCCAGCGGCTGGCCGAGGGAGTCCACGCCGTGCACGGCGTGGAGATCATCCATCCGGTGCAGGCCAACGGCGTCTTCGCCAGGCTCCCGCACGACGTGAGCGAGCGCCTGCAGAAGAGGTTCCGTTTCTACTTCTGGGACGAGGCGACCGGCGTCGTGCGCTGGATGTGCGCCTTCGACACGACCGAGGACGAGGTGGACGCGTTCGTGGCCGCGCTGAAGGAGGAGATGGCGCACTAGCTCTTGCATAGATATGCGGTCACTCGAAAAGTCATTGACTGCCGGGTGATCGCATTCCTATGCTCTGCGGGCATGGAGCTGATCCAGGACACCCCCGACCTGTCCGCGTACTTGGCCGCAG encodes:
- a CDS encoding SDR family NAD(P)-dependent oxidoreductase, translating into MGNGALSGAVIAVAGAGGPAGRATLLRLAEAGATVVGADNDPERLAEAVDAARYSAGGATVTGETVDLLDLESTLEWAAHTEKEFGRVDGVVHLVGGWRGSETFAKTNLHDWDLLEMLLIRTVQHTSLAFHEALQSSDRGRYVLISAAGASKPTAGNAAYAAAKAAAEAWTLALADYFAKAGAAEGARGATSGAAILVVKALVHEAMRAERPNAKFAGFTDVKDLAEEIVGVWEKPAAEVNGKRLWLTEKP
- a CDS encoding low specificity L-threonine aldolase — translated: MNPPKTDARRHHDPEARGFASDNYAGAHPEVMAALALANGGHQVAYGEDDYTENLQSVIRSHFGPTAEAFPVFNGTGANVVALQAVTDRWGAVICAESAHINVDEGGAPERMGGLKLLTVPTPDGKLTPELIDRQAYGWEDEHRAMPQVVSITQSTELGTLYTPDEIRAICDHAHARGMKVHLDGSRIANAAASLNVPMRTFTNAVGVDILSLGGTKNGALFGEAVVVLDRDAVSHMKHLRKLSMQLASKMRFVSVQLEALLAKDLWLRNARHANEMAQRLAEGVHAVHGVEIIHPVQANGVFARLPHDVSERLQKRFRFYFWDEATGVVRWMCAFDTTEDEVDAFVAALKEEMAH